The sequence AGCCATATTGCTGATTACGCTGAGCCTCTGCCTGACTTCATGTCAGCCACAGCGCAAACCTAATGTACTACAGCAGGTTACCGATTCAGGCGTGTTGAAGGTCGGTACTCAGTATGGCCTGACCACCTACTACACCGGGCCAAACGGACCAGAGGGCTTTGAATATGAGCTGGTAAAGGGCTTTGCCGACTATCTCGGTGTGCGCCTCGAAGTGTACCCCTATTTCAGTCTCAGCCAGGCGTTCTCTCAGGTACAAAAGCAACAGATACAGTTATTGGCCGCAGGCTTGTCGGTAACGCCACAACGCTCCGCAGATTTCAAGTTTGGCCCCCCCTATCAGTATGTGAGTCAGAAGCTGATCTTTAAACAGGGTGAAGTGCGGCCAAGGGGGCCGGAGGATCTCACTGGCGAGATGATCGTCGTTGCAGGCAGCAATCACACTGACACACTGAAAGGTCTGCAACAGAAATTACCTGCTCTGGACTGGCAGGAAACCAACGAAATGGATAACGAAGAACTGATGGAGGCAGTGTTAAGAGAAGAGTATGACTACACCGTTGCAGACTCTAATATTCTTGCCATTATGCGCCGCCGCCATCCTGAGTTGTCTATCGGCTTTACCTTGCAGGAGCCCCAGCGCGTAGCCTGGGCGATGAGCAAGGAGCAGGATGACTCCCTGCTGGCTGCAATGCTGGATTATTTTGGCTCGCTTTATGAGGATGGTCGCTTAGCCGCTCTGGAGGATAAGTACTTTGGCCACATCCGGCAGTTTAATTACGTAGATACCCGTTTATTTATCAAAGCGGCTGAACAGACACTGCCAAAGTATCAGCCATTGTTTGAACAATATGCAGATAAAATTGACTGGCGACTTGTTGCGGCCATGAGCTATCAGGAAAGCCACTGGAATCCCAGAGCTCGCTCTCCTACAGGCGTGCGGGGAATGATGATGCTGACCTTACCGACCGCCAAGGATCTCGGCGTGACGTCCAGACTGGATCCGAGACAAAGTATTCAGGGTGGCGCAACCTACCTGCAAGGGCTGGTAGAACGCATCCCTGAGCGCATTGAGTATCCCGACAGATTATGGTTTGCACTGGCGGCCTATAATGTAGGGATGGGACATCTTGAGGATGCCCGGATCCTGACTGAGCGTCAGGGAGGCAACCCGGATATCTGGGTCGATGTAAAATCACGGCTACCGCTTTTGCGACAGAAACGCTTCTATAAAACAACCCGATATGGCTATGCCCGTGGTGATGAAGCGGTCACTTATGTGGCTAATATTCGCCGTTACTATGATACGCTGGTGTGGCTGGATGAACAGCAGAGGCTGAATGCGGACAACGACAAGGACGAAACTATAGGCGAATAGTTTTGTCCCAACCGTTACAATTCAAAGAACAAAACCAAAGGAGAAAATATTGCGTAAAAGACATCAACTCAGAGCCAATCCCCCTCTTCGCTCTCATCACAGGCGCCGGCTGGTAATGAAAAAATTGCAACGTAAAATACAACTTCGACGCCAGCAATATCAGGCAACCGATCTTCAGACTTCAGAAATAACGCAGGTCGGTTGATCAGATTCCGGAGATATTGCCCCTGGCCGCTTTTTTCTGTGCACGTCGCCAGCGAAAAAAATCCGATAACAGTTTTGCACAAGGTTCCGCCATCACGCCA comes from Lacimicrobium alkaliphilum and encodes:
- the mltF gene encoding membrane-bound lytic murein transglycosylase MltF is translated as MRPLNPLRQAILLITLSLCLTSCQPQRKPNVLQQVTDSGVLKVGTQYGLTTYYTGPNGPEGFEYELVKGFADYLGVRLEVYPYFSLSQAFSQVQKQQIQLLAAGLSVTPQRSADFKFGPPYQYVSQKLIFKQGEVRPRGPEDLTGEMIVVAGSNHTDTLKGLQQKLPALDWQETNEMDNEELMEAVLREEYDYTVADSNILAIMRRRHPELSIGFTLQEPQRVAWAMSKEQDDSLLAAMLDYFGSLYEDGRLAALEDKYFGHIRQFNYVDTRLFIKAAEQTLPKYQPLFEQYADKIDWRLVAAMSYQESHWNPRARSPTGVRGMMMLTLPTAKDLGVTSRLDPRQSIQGGATYLQGLVERIPERIEYPDRLWFALAAYNVGMGHLEDARILTERQGGNPDIWVDVKSRLPLLRQKRFYKTTRYGYARGDEAVTYVANIRRYYDTLVWLDEQQRLNADNDKDETIGE